ATATCTTCAAGCTGCACAAGGAAGAGCTGCGGCGGATGCGCCGGGACATGCAGATCATCTTCCAGGACCCGTATTCCTCGCTTAACCCGCGGATGACCGTCGGCGATATCATCGGCGAGCCGCTCGAGATCCACAACCTCGCGCGCGGCCGCGACAAGATCCGGCGGGTGCAGGAGCTGCTGGAGGTCGTCGGCCTCTCACCGTACCACGCCAACCGTTACCCGCACGAATTCAGCGGCGGCCAGCGACAGCGGATCGGCATCGCGCGGGCCCTCGCCGTGAACCCGAAGCTGATCATCGCGGACGAGCCGGTTTCTGCGCTCGACGTCAGCATCCAGGCGCAGGTGCTCAACCTGCTCGAGTCGCTGCAGAAGGAGTTCGGGCTGACCTACCTGTTCATCGCGCACGACCTCTCGGTCGTCAAGCACATCAGCGACCGGATCGCGGTCATGTACCTCGGCAAGATCGTCGAGATGGCGCCCGCCGACGAGCTGTTCGCGAATCCGCAGCACCCCTACACGGAGGCCCTGCTCTCGGCGGTACCGATTCCCAATCCGGAGATGCGCCGCGACCGCATCATCCTTCCGGGCGACGTGCCGAGCCCGATCAACCCTCCGGCCGGCTGCCGCTTCCACACGCGGTGCCTGTACGTGCAGCCGAGTTGCCGGATCGATCCGCCGGCGTTCGAAGACATCGGCGGCGGCCGCGACCACTACGTGGCGTGCCCGCCGCGGCCGTTCAAGAGCCAGCGGAGCAAGGCCGCGGTGGTCGGGGCGCCGGCGACGGCCGCCGGGTCGGTGGCGACGGCGCAGCCGCAGCAGGCGAATCCGTAACGCCGGATCGCCTGAGATGACATGGTGGGCCGGCCAGTCCGCCGCGGGCGGTCCGCCGGCGCGGCGCCCGAGGGGACGCCGCACGCTAGGGGGAGCGACCGTAGGGCAAGACAGATGTCGGAGCAACCATCGGTGCAACCAATGAAGGAGGCGGTGCGGCGGTGAAGGGCAGAGGAATCGCGCTCGTGCTGGCGCTCGCGATCGGCGTGCTCGCCCTCGGGACGGGCGCGCGCGGGGCGGGAGCGCCGGTCAAGAACCCCGATACCTTCGTCACGCTCAGAGCCGGGGACCCCGAGAGCCTCGATCCGGCCTACCAGTACGACACGACGAGCTACGAGATCGTGTACCCCAACGTCTACGAGACGTTGATCGAATACGACGGCAGCGTCCTGTCTCGGTACCAGCCGATACTGGCCACCACGGTGCCGAGCCTGGCCAACGGGCTCATCAGCAAGGACGGCCTCACCTACACGTTCCCGATTCGGAAGGGCGTCAAGTTCCACGACGGCTCCACGATGACGCCGGACGACGTGCGGTACTCGATGCTCCGGTTCATGCTCCAGGACCGGGACGGCGGGCCGTCGTGGCTGCTGCTGACCCCCTTGACCGGGCGCGACAGCACCCGCGATAAAGATAAGATCGCCGTCAACTTCTCGGACGTCGCGAAGACCGTCACGGTGCAGGGCGACAACGTGGTCTTCCATCTCGCGCACCCCTACGGCGCGTTCCTCAGCATCGTCGCGGCGTGGTCGTTCGTGATGCCGAAGGCGTGGGCGGCCGCGCACGGAGATTGGGACGGCCAGGGCGGAACCTGGCAGAAGTTCAACAATCCCAAGCTGCAGGACCGGTACGAATTCGACCACATGAACGGCACGGGCCCCTTCAAGCTCCAGCAGTGGGACCGGCAGGCCAAGCAGGTCATCCTGGCCCGTAACGACCAGTACTGGCGCAAGCCGGCCCGTCTCGCGCGGGTGATCCTCAAGACCGTCACGGAGTTTACGACCCGGCGCCTGCAGCTGCAGCAGGGCGATGCGGACATGGTCGATGTGTTGCGGCCCGATCAGAGCAAGGTCGAGGGGATGGCGGGCGTCGCAATCCGCGACGGGTTCCCGCAGCTGATCATCCAAGTGCTGCACTTCAACTTCAAGATCGACGCGACCGGGAATCCGGACGTCGGCAGCGGCAAGCTGGACGGCAACGGGATTCCGCCGGACTTCTTCAGCGACGTACACGTTCGCCGCGGCTTCGCCTACGCTTTCGACTACGCGGCCTTCATCCGCGACGGCTATAAGGGCAAGGCGGAGCAGCCGAACGGGCCGATCATCAGCGGTCTGCTCGGCTATGATCCCACCGCCCCCAAGTACACCCACGACCCGGCCAAGGCGGCCGCCGAATTCAAAGAAGCCTGGGGGGGAAAGCTCTGGGACACCGGGTTTAAGTTCACGGCGACCTACAACACGGGCAACGTCGTCCGCCAGGTCGGCGCACAGATCCTCAAAGACTCGATCGAAGGCCTGAATCCGAAGTTCAAGATCGACGTTCGCAACCTGCAGTGGTCGTCGTTCCTCCAGAACACCAACGCGCACAAGGGGACGTTGTACGCGCTCGGGTGGGCGGTCGACTATCCGGATCCGGACGATTTCGCGCAGCCGTTCCTCGGGAGCAACGGCGACTACCCGAAGCGCAACTCCTACAGCAACCCGCAGGCCGACGCGCTGCTCAGGCAGGCCGCCGAGACGACCGATCCCGCCAAGCGGGCGGCGCTGTATCATCAGTTGACGAAAATCGCGTACAACGACGTGCCGGGGCTGTACGTCGCGCAACCGGTGGGCTTCTTCGTGATGCGGTCCTGGGTGCACGGCTGGTACTACAACGCCGTGCTCGGCGGAGCCGACTACTACCCGATTTCTAAGGAGTAGGACGGTCCGGAGTGAGCGGGCCCGCCTCCACGGGGCGGGCCCGCTCGACACTAGACCGTGACCGCGTTCGTCGTCCGCCGGCTTCTGCTGCTCCCGCTGGTCGGCCTCGGGGTCTCCGCCCTCATTTTCCTGCTGCTCCAGTTTCTCACGCCGGCGATGCGGGCCAGCCTGTACATCCACGACCCCAAGCAGCTCAACGCGCTGCCCGACCTGATCCGGAAGTATCACCTCGACCAGCCGGTGTACGTGCAGTATTGGGACTGGGTGGTGCAGGTGGCGCACGGCGACCTCGGCTGGAGCGAGACCGCCCGCGAGCCGGTGGCGGCCGCGATCCGCGGATACTTCCCGGCGACGCTGGAGTTGGCGCTCTACGCGTTCGGCTTCATCCTGGCGCTCGGCGTCTGGCTCGGCACCCAGTCCGCGGTGCACAAGGACCAGGTGCTCGATCAGATCAGCCGGTTCACGTCGATCAGCGGGGCGTCGCTGCCGACCTTTGTCTGGGGCCTGCTGCTGTTGATGATCTTCTACGGGCACTTTGGATGGTTTCCCCCGGGCCGGCTGTCGATGAACGCGGACTTGTACGTCCGCAGCGGCGCCTTTCATCCCTACACCGGGCTGTTGACGATCGACGCGCTGCTGAACGGCAACCTCTGGCTGTTCTGGGACGCCGCGAAGCACCTCATTCTGCCGGTCGCCACGCTCACCTACTATCTGACCGCGGTGCTCGTGCGGATTACGCGCTCGTCGATGCTCGAGACGCTCCGGACCGACTACGTGCGGACCGCCCGCGCAAAAGGCCTGGCCGAACGCGTCGTCGTGGACAAGCACGCCCGCCGCAACGCTCTGATCCCGGTGATTACGCTCGGCAGCCTGCTGTTCGTCGGCCTCTTGAGCGGGGTCGTCATCACGGAGACGGTGTTCAACTATCCCGGCATCGGCCAATGGGGGGTCAACGCCAGCCAGCAGCTCGACATCCCCGCGGTAACCGGGTTTGCGCTGATCTTCGCGGGTCTGCTCGTCATCAGCAACCTCTGCGCGGACGTGATGTACGCGATCGTGGATCCGCGCATCCGGCTCCAGTGAGCGCCGTCCAGGCGCGCCCGGTCGCGCTGCAGCCGGCGAAGCGGGCCCAGGCCGGCGAGACCGCGTGGCAGCGCACGCTGCGCCGGTTCCGGAGCAACCCGCTGTCCGTCCTGGGGGCCGGGCTCGTGGCGTTCTTCGTCGTCGTGGCGCTGCTCGCGCCGCTGCTCGCGCACCCGACGCAACGGAACCCGTACATGATTCCGCACTCCGGCTACTCGAGCGATCCCCGGCCGCCGAGCCCCGGGCATCCCTTCGGCACCACGGAAGAGCAGTTCGATCTCTTCTACGGGGTGGTCTGGGGCGCGCGGACGGCGTTCATCGTCGCGCTGAGCGTCGTAGCCAGCGCCGTGGTGATCGCCATGACCCTGGGGAGCCTGAGCGGCTTCTACGGCGGGCGCGTCGACGAGATCGTCATGCGCGTCACCGACGTCTTTCTCGCGTTCCCCGGCCTCATCCTGACGGTCGTGATCGTGGCGGTGCTCGGCCAGAGCGTGCGGAACGCGGTGATCGCGATCGCGGTGGTCGAGTGGCCGACCTACACGCGGCTCCTGCGCGGCGAGTTTCTCCGCGTGCGGGACATGGAGTACGTGCAGGCGGCCCAGGCGCTCGGAAGCGGCGACTTCCGCGTGATCGCGCGCCACGTGATTCCGAACACCGTTTACCCGCTGCTCATCCTCGCCTCGCTCAACATGGGCAGCATCGTCATCACGTTCGCGGCGCTGGGGTTCCTTGGGCTCGGCGCGCCGCCCGGGTACGCGGACTGGGGACAGCTGGTCAGTCTCTCCCACAACTGGATCGCCGGCACGGCCGGAGATCCGTTCACGTACTGGTTCACGCTGATCGTGCCGGGCACGGCGATCTTCCTGTTCGTACTCGGCTGGAACCTCCTCGGTGACGCCTTCCGCGACATCTTCGACCCGCGTCTGCAGGGTAGCCGCTGAGCCCGCGCGAACGACTTTCCCGGACAACGCAGGCCGCATCGGGAGGGAAACGCATGCGTCCTTCGGGATGGGGCTCTCGTTTCACCGCCGTGGTCCTGGCCGCCGTCGTCGCCGTTTCGCTGACCACGATGGCGCGCGGCGCCGGTGTGCCGGCCAAGAATCCGGATACGTTCATCGAGCTCGGTTTCGGCGACGTGACCAGCCTCGACCCGGCGCTCGCGTACGACATTTACTCGTACGAACCGATTTGGCCGAACGTCTACGAGACGCTGATCATGTACAGCGGCTCATCGCTCGACCGGTTCGAGCCGATGCTGTCCACGCGCGTCCCGACGCTGGCCAACGGGGGAATCAGCCAGGACGGCCTGACCTACACTTTCCCGATTCGCAGCGGCGTCAAGTTCCACGATGGATCGGACATGACCGTGGACGACGTGGTCTACTCGGTCCGGCGGATGTTGTTGCAGGATCAGGCCGGCGGGCCCGCCTGGCTGCTGCTCTCGCCGCTCCTCGGCGTGGACAGCACCCGGGACGAGAAGGGGACGATCCAGGTCAAGTGGGCCGACGTCCAGCGCGCGGTGAGCGCGAGCGGCAACAGCGTGGTCTTTCACCTGAAGAAGCCGTTCGCGCCGTTCATGACGATCGTGGCGGCGTGGACCGAGATCCTGCCGCACAAGTGGGCGGCGGCGCACGGCGACTGGGGCGGCCAGCCGGGCACCTGGCAGAAGTACAACAACCCCAAGACGGAGGACCGCTACGAGTTCAACCACATGAACGGGACGGGCCCCTTCATGTTCGATCACTGGGACCCACAGGCCAAAGAAATCGTGCTCGTGCGCAACGACCACTACTGGCGGAAGCCGGCGGCGCTGCGGCGGATCGTGCTGCGCACGGTCGCCGAGCTGACGACGCGGCGCCTCCAGCTGCAGCAGGGCGACGCGGACCTCATCGTGGCCAGCCTCAACCAGCAGGCGCAGCTGCGGGGGATTCCGGGCACGATCATGCAGGACAACCTGCCGCAGATCGCGCTGCAGACGCTGCAGTTCAACTTCAAGATCAACACGGAGGCCAACCCGGACACCGGGAGCGGCAAGCTCGACGGCGCGGGGATCCCGTCCGACTTCTTCAACGACATCCATGTGCGGCGGGCGTTCGCCTACGCGTTCGACTACTCGGCGAACCTGAGCGGCGCCTACGCCGGGAAGGGCGTCATTCCGCACGGGCCGATTCCGCAGGGCATGCTGGGCTACGACGCCTCCGTGCCGATCTACCAGACGAACAAGGAGCGCGCGATCGCGGAGTTCAAGGAGGCGTTCGGCGGCCGCGTGTGGTCGGCCGGCTTCAAGTTCACGGTGCCGTTTACGGCCGGCAACACCGCCCGCCAGACGGGGGCGCAGATCCTGAAGGACGCCGTGACGTCGCTCAACCCGAAGTTCCAGATCGACTCGCGGCCGGTGCCGGCGAGCGCGCTCAATTCGCTGCTGTTCGCGCACAAGGGCACGATGTACTTCCTCGGCTGGTTCGCCGACTACCCGGATCCGCACGATTTCGCGCAGCCGTTCCTCGCGGCGAACGGCTACTTCCCGACCCGCGGCGGCTACAAGAACCTCGACGCGGACAAGCTGATCGACCAGGCCGTCAGCACGCCCGATTCCGCCAAGCGCGCGACGCTCTACAAGCAACTCTCGATGATCTCGTACAACGACCTGCCGTACCTGTTCTTGGTGCAGCCGGTCACCTACTATACGATGCGGTCGTGGGTGCACGGCTGGTACTATAACGCGATCTTCCCCGGGCAGTACTTCTATCCGCTCTACAAGCAGTGACACCCGGGCGATAGCGCTCGAGTACGCGTTGAAACCGGAGCAGGGGGAGGCCGCACCGCGCGGTCTCCCCCTCTCCGTCGAGGCGGCCCGCGAGTCCGTCGCCGCGGGGCTCATCACAGCGTACGCGCTCGCGCTGCGCTTGGTCGGCGCGGGGCGCGGGCTGCCCTACCTCCACGAGTGGGACGAGTGGTTTCAGGTGCCGCCGGTGATCCGGATGGTCCTCAACCACACGCTCAATCCCGGCATCTTCATCTACGGCAGCCTGTACTACTATTTGCTCCTTCCGGTAGTCTATCTGCACTCGCTGTACCTGCGCGCGCTCGGTGTGATGAAATCCGTGAACGACATCGTCCTGATGCATCCGCTGGTGCCCGGGTACGGCTGGTACATCAACTTTCCATCGTTCTATCTGTGGGCGCGGGCGTTCACGGCGCTGCTCGGCGCCGCCACCGTGTATCTCACCTACCGACTCGGCCGCGCGGCGTTCGGCCGGACGGTCGGCCTGCTCGCGGCGGCCCTGCTCGCCGTCGCCCCCGGCGCCGTGTACTACTCGGACACGGCCCGCGTCGACGTCCCGGAGGCGTGCCTGACGACCGCGGCGCTGCTCGCCGGACTCAACGTGATCCGGCGGGGGCGGAGGTGGGACTATCTCGTCGCGGGTCTCCTGGCGGGCCTCGCGATGTCGACGAAGCAGACCGCGGTGTGGGTCGTGCCTGCGCTCGTGCTCGCGCACGCGTCCGGCGGGCGCCGGACGGCGCTCATCGATCGGCGGCTCGGCCTCATGTTCGCCGCCATCGTCGCGGGCGGACTCGCGGGCACGCCGTATCTGTTGATCCGGCCGGACCTGGTGCGGGCCGGGTTTGACGCGCAGATCGGCCCCTACGGCGTCTTTTCGATCCCGAACCCGGGCGATTTCCTCCGACACCTCGGGTGGAACCTCGGCTACCTGCTCCGGCCTACACAGGGCGGAGACTGGTATGTCGTGCCGCACGCCGCGCTCGGTCTCATCCCCGGCGCCGCCGCGATCGCCGGCCTCGCCGTCGGGTACGCACACCGGCCGAGGGTACTGGCCTACCTCCTGACCTTCCCCCTGCTGCAGCTGTGCTTCCTCGCGCGCGCGGACGTCTTCTACACCCGGAACCTGTCGCCCGTGCTTCCCCTGCTGGCGATCTGGGCGGCGCTCGGCGCCGAGTGGGGGTGGGAGACGTTGACGGCGTTCGCGGCGGCCTCGGCCCGTCCGCCGGCGTCGTGGGAGAGGTTGCAGCAGCGATGGCGTTCAGCCGCGGCCGCGGCCGAAGCGGCGGTCCTCGTCATCTTCATGCTCGGACCCGTCCGGGAATCGGCGGTCCTCGCGGGCTGGCTGTACCGGCATCACGATACCCGGACGCAGGCCGTGGACTGGCTGGCCGGCCACGTGACGCGCGGCCGCGGGGTCGCGTTCGAACTGGAACTGGCCTGGTACCTGCCGGTCCTCAACCACCTGCGGTTTCGGACGGACTGGACGGATCGCAGCACGGCGCCGTCCTGGTATGCCTCGCACCACATCGACTACGCCGTGGTGAGCGAGTGGAACCCGATCGCCGCGTGTCCCACGGTGCGCTTCATCCCGCGGCCCTCGTACCTGCCGTCGATCCCGGAGGAAGTCCGCTTCGTTCCCAACTCGTATCCCATCATCGACCCCGCCATCACGATCGTGCGTCCGGCCGCCGGATGCGCGTCGACGGCGCCCGTCGTCGGGAGTGCGCCGCTGGCCCTGCTCGCGCCGTGACGCCCCGAGCCATCGTGTGCTACCATGGCGCCATCCCAGCGACAACGGAGGCCGCCCCGCCGTGATCGACGACCGCACCGTCGCGCACGTGGCCCGTCTGAGCCGGCTCGAGCTGAGCGAAGACGAGCGCGAGCGTTTCCGCGCGCAGCTCGGCAGCATCCTCGAGCACGTCCAGAGCCTGCTCGCGCTCGATCTCAGCGGCGAACCGCCGACGGCCCACGCCACCGGCGCCACGAACGTCCTGCGCGACGACACGGCCCGGCCGTCGCTCTCGCTCGACGAGGCGCTCGCCAACGCCCCGGCGGTGGAGGATGGCTTCATCGTCGTCCCGCCGGTGATCGAGGGCGAGTAGCGTGCCCGAAGCGCGGTCGCTCGCGGACTGCACCGCCGCGGAGCTCCGTCGCCTGTACGCGGCGGGCGCAGCGTCCCCCTCGGAAGCGGTGCGGGCTGTGCTCGACCGCATCGCCTCGCTCGACTCGACCCTGCACGCCTACCTGTACGTGGACCGGGACGCCGCGCTGCGCGAGGCCGCGAGGTGGGACGGCCGCGCCGGCCGGGACGGGGCGCCGGCGCTCGCCGGCATCCCGATCGCGCTCAAGGACAACATCTGCACCCGGGGCTGGCCCACGACGGCCGGCTCGCGAATGCTGGAAGGCTTCCGGCCGCCGTACGATGCCACGGTGACGGCGCGCCTGCGCGAGGCCGGCGCGGTGCTGCTCGGCAAGACCAACTGCGACGAGTTCGCGTTCGGCAGCAGCACTGAAAACTCGGGGTACGGGCCGACCCGCAACCCCTGGGATCCCCTGCGCGTGCCGGGGGGTTCGAGCGGCGGATCGGCGGCGGCGGTCGCGGCGGGAGAGGCGACGCTGGCGCTCGGCAGCGACACCGGCGGCAGCATCCGCGAGCCGGGATCGTTCTGCGGCGTTGTCGCACTCAAGCCCACGTACGGGCGTGTCTCTCGCTACGGCCTGATCGCGTTCGCGTCGTCGCTCGACCAGATCGGGCCGTTCGCCCGGGACGTGCGCGACGCTGCGCTGCTGCTCGGGGCCGTCGCGGGACACGATCCCTGCGACTCGACCTCCTCGGCCGACCCCGTGCCGGCCTATGCCGACGCGTTGACCGGCGACGTGCGCGGGCTCCGGATCGGCGTCGTCAGAGAGTTTTTCGGCGAGGGCCTCGCGCCGGCCGTGGGCGAGGCGGTGCGCGCGGCGGCCGGCGTGTTGGCCGGGCTCGGCGCCGTCTGCGACGAGGTGTCGCTGCCGCACGCCGTCTACGCCCTGCCCGCCTACTACATCATCGCGCCGGCGGAGGCCAGCAGCAACCTCGCCCGGTACGCGGGCGTGCAGTACGGCCACCGGACCGCGAAGGCCGGCGATCTGTACACCCTCTATGCGCGGTCGCGGCGGGAGGGGTTCGGCGCGGAGGTCAAGCGGCGGATCATGCTCGGCACCTTCGCGCTGTCGTCCGGCTACTACGACGCGTACTATCTCCGCGCGCAGCGCGTGCGCTCCGTCATCCGGCGGGAGTTCACGCAGGCGTTCGAGCGGTTCGACGTCCTGCTCGGACCGGTCGCGCCGACGCCGGCGTTCCTCCTCGGCGAAAGGGTGGAGGATCCGCTGCAGATGTATCTCTCCGACATCTACACGATTCCGGTGAACCTTGCCGGGGTGCCGGGCATCTCGGTGCCGTGCGGCTTGGTGACGGGACTTCCGGTCGGGCTGCAGTTGATCGGCCGCGCGTTCGGCGAGGCGGCGCTTCTCAACGCGGCGTTCGCGTACGAGCAGGCGACGCCGCACCGCACCGTGCGTCCCCCCGTCGTCTCACAGCCGGGGACCCGGGGTAGACCGGCCGGAGGCCGGTCGTGACCTACGAGACCGTCGTCGGCCTCGAGGTGCACGTGCAGCTCGAGACCGCGAGCAAGATGTTCTGCGGCTGCGCGGTCGAATTCGGCGCGCCCCCCAACACGCGGACGTGCCCGGTCTGCCTTGGGCTCCCGGGGGCGATGCCGGTGCTCAACCGCCGCGCGGTCGACCTCGGGCTGCGCACCGCCGTCGTCCTGGCCTGCCGGGTGCACCCGGAGAGCCAGTTCCACCGCAAGAACTACTACTATCCGGACCTGCCGAAGAACTACCAAATCTCCCAGTACCAGTACGCCGGACACCCGCCGCTGGCGGCGGCGGGCCGGATGGAGCTCGAGGGAGCCGGGACGGCGCGGACGATCGGTATCCGCCGCGTGCATCTCGAGGAAGATACCGGGAAACTGCTCCACGCCGAAGGCCGCAGTCTGGTCGATTACAACCGGAGCGGCACGCCGCTCATGGAGGTCGTCACGGAGCCCGACCTCCGGTCGCCCGAAGAGGCGCGGCTTTTCCTCGCGCAGCTCCGCGCGGTGCTCCAGTACGCGGGCGTCACGACCGGCCGCATGGAGGAAGGCACCATGCGCTGCGACGCCAACCTCTCGCTACGCGTTCCCGGCGGCCCCCACGGGATCCGGACCGAGGTCAAGAACATGAATTCGCTCCGCGCGGTGGAGCGGGCGCTGCGTTTTGAGGAGGCGCGCCAGCGGGAACTGCTGGCCCGGGGCGGGGCGGTCGTTCAGGAGACCCGCCACTGGGACGAGCAGCGCGGCGTGACCTTCTCGTCGCGCGAGAAGGAAGAGGCGCAGGACTACCGCTACTTCCCCGAGCCGGACCTCGTGCCGCTCGCGGTCGACGGCGCCTGGGTCGACCGGGTCCGCGCGGACCTGCCGGAGCTCCCGGATGCCAAGCGGCGGCGCTACGCCGAGGCCTTCGCGCTGCCCGAGCACGAAGCGCGCCTGCTCACCGCCACGCGGCCGATGGCCGAGTTCTTCGAGGACACCGTCCGGCGCTTCAACCAGCCCAGGATCGTCGCCAACTGGCTGGTCGGCGACATCGCGGCCTACCTCAACGAGGCGGGGCAGGAGATCGACCAGGCCAAGATCACGCCCGCGTCGCTCGCGGAGATGCTCAGCCTGCTCGAGCGGGGCACGCTGAGCGGCCGTCTCGCCAAGGACGTCCTCCCGGAGATGCTCAATACCGGCCGGACCGCCGGCGAGATCGTCAAGGAGCGCGGGCTGGTCCAGATCAGCGATGAGTCCGCCCTGGCGGAGATGGTGGAGGCCGTGATCGCCGAGCATCCGGGGCCCGTCGGCGACGTCCGGGCGGGCAAGGACAAGGCCGTCGTGTTCCTCGTCGGCCAGGTGATGAAGCGCAGCCGCGGCCGCGCGAACCCCGAGGTCGTCAACCGCCTGCTGCGCGAGCGACTCGCCGCTCGTTGAGGGGGCGGACCGCCTCTGCTAGAATTGTAACTACGGCCCACATGCACAAGGAGACTCCGCATGCCCGGTGAGTTCGTTCACTGCCACCTGCATACGGAGTACTCCCTCCTGGACGGCGAGAGCCGCATCGAGCCCCTGATGAAGCGAGCGGCGGCGCTCGGAATGAAAGCGATCTCCCTCACCGATCACGGCGCCATGTACGGGGCGATCGAGTTCTACGAGAGCGCCCGCGCGCACGGCCTCAAGCCGATCATCGGGGTCGAAGCCTATGTCGCGCCCCGCGGCATGGCCGACCGGGACCCGAAGCTCGACGCCTCCGCCTTCCACCTCGTTCTGCTCGCCCGGAACGACGAGGGCTACCGGAATCTCCTGAAGCTCACCACCGCGGCGCACCTGGACGGTTTCTACTACAAGCCGCGGATCGACCGCGCGCTGCTGGCAAAGCGCAGCGGCGGCCTGATCGGTCTCTCCGCCTGTCTGAACGGCGAGATTCCGCGCGCGATCCTCCGGGACGACATGGAGGCGGCGCGCGCCCTGGCGGGGGCATATAAGGAGATCTTCGGCCCGGAGCACTTCTACCTCGAACTGCAGGATCACGGCATCGCCGAACAGCGGACGCTCACGCGCGGCATCGCCGCGCTCGCCGAGGCCACCGGCCTGCCGCTCGTCGCCACGAACGACGTACACTACGTCACCCGCGACGAGGCCGACGCCCAGGACGCGCTGATGTGCATCCAGATGGGCATCGACCTGGCTCAAAAGGACAAGCCGCGGATGGGCGACGTGCCGGAGTTCTACCTGAAGAGTCCCGACGAGATGGCGGCGCGATTCAACGACTTCCCGCAGGCGCTTCGCTCGAGCCTCGCGATCGCGGAGATGTGCAACCTCGAGATCGAAACCGGTACCACCCGCCTGCCGCATTTTCCGCTGCCGGAGGGCGAGACCGCCGACACGTATCTGCGGAAGCTGTGCGAGGCCGGCCTGCGCCGGATCTACGGCGAGGTCACCCCGGTGCTCGAGGAGCGGCTCGCCTACGAGCTGGGCGTCATCGTCAAGACCGGCTACGCGGCGTACTTCCTGATCGTTCAGGATTTCGTCGGCTTCGCGCGCGGGCGCGGCATCTACACCACGGTGCGCGGCTCCGCGGCGGGCAGCCTCGTGCTCTACGCCTGCGGCGTGACCGACGTCGACCCGATCGCGTACCGGCTGCCGTTCGACCGCTTCCTCAACCTCGAGCGCTATACGATGCCGGACATCGACGTCGACTTCATGGACAGCCGTCGCGACGAAGTGATCAAGTACGTCGTCGAGAAGTACGGCGCGGACCGCGTCGCGCAGATCATCACCTTCGGGACGCTCGGCGCGCGCGCCGCGATCCGCGACCTCGGCCGCGTGATGGGCCTGCCGTACGGCGATGTGGACCGGATTGCCAAGCTCGTGCCGGGGGCCAACGTCTCCCTACAGGATGCGCTCGCCGCCGAGCCGGAACTGCGCGCCGCCGTGGAGGGCAGCTCCCAGATCAAGCAGCTGATGGACATGGCCCAGAAGCTGGAGGGCGTGGCCCGCCACGCCAGCACCCACGCCGCGGGCGTG
This genomic interval from bacterium contains the following:
- a CDS encoding ABC transporter substrate-binding protein translates to MRPSGWGSRFTAVVLAAVVAVSLTTMARGAGVPAKNPDTFIELGFGDVTSLDPALAYDIYSYEPIWPNVYETLIMYSGSSLDRFEPMLSTRVPTLANGGISQDGLTYTFPIRSGVKFHDGSDMTVDDVVYSVRRMLLQDQAGGPAWLLLSPLLGVDSTRDEKGTIQVKWADVQRAVSASGNSVVFHLKKPFAPFMTIVAAWTEILPHKWAAAHGDWGGQPGTWQKYNNPKTEDRYEFNHMNGTGPFMFDHWDPQAKEIVLVRNDHYWRKPAALRRIVLRTVAELTTRRLQLQQGDADLIVASLNQQAQLRGIPGTIMQDNLPQIALQTLQFNFKINTEANPDTGSGKLDGAGIPSDFFNDIHVRRAFAYAFDYSANLSGAYAGKGVIPHGPIPQGMLGYDASVPIYQTNKERAIAEFKEAFGGRVWSAGFKFTVPFTAGNTARQTGAQILKDAVTSLNPKFQIDSRPVPASALNSLLFAHKGTMYFLGWFADYPDPHDFAQPFLAANGYFPTRGGYKNLDADKLIDQAVSTPDSAKRATLYKQLSMISYNDLPYLFLVQPVTYYTMRSWVHGWYYNAIFPGQYFYPLYKQ
- a CDS encoding ABC transporter substrate-binding protein — its product is MKGRGIALVLALAIGVLALGTGARGAGAPVKNPDTFVTLRAGDPESLDPAYQYDTTSYEIVYPNVYETLIEYDGSVLSRYQPILATTVPSLANGLISKDGLTYTFPIRKGVKFHDGSTMTPDDVRYSMLRFMLQDRDGGPSWLLLTPLTGRDSTRDKDKIAVNFSDVAKTVTVQGDNVVFHLAHPYGAFLSIVAAWSFVMPKAWAAAHGDWDGQGGTWQKFNNPKLQDRYEFDHMNGTGPFKLQQWDRQAKQVILARNDQYWRKPARLARVILKTVTEFTTRRLQLQQGDADMVDVLRPDQSKVEGMAGVAIRDGFPQLIIQVLHFNFKIDATGNPDVGSGKLDGNGIPPDFFSDVHVRRGFAYAFDYAAFIRDGYKGKAEQPNGPIISGLLGYDPTAPKYTHDPAKAAAEFKEAWGGKLWDTGFKFTATYNTGNVVRQVGAQILKDSIEGLNPKFKIDVRNLQWSSFLQNTNAHKGTLYALGWAVDYPDPDDFAQPFLGSNGDYPKRNSYSNPQADALLRQAAETTDPAKRAALYHQLTKIAYNDVPGLYVAQPVGFFVMRSWVHGWYYNAVLGGADYYPISKE
- a CDS encoding ABC transporter permease; its protein translation is MTAFVVRRLLLLPLVGLGVSALIFLLLQFLTPAMRASLYIHDPKQLNALPDLIRKYHLDQPVYVQYWDWVVQVAHGDLGWSETAREPVAAAIRGYFPATLELALYAFGFILALGVWLGTQSAVHKDQVLDQISRFTSISGASLPTFVWGLLLLMIFYGHFGWFPPGRLSMNADLYVRSGAFHPYTGLLTIDALLNGNLWLFWDAAKHLILPVATLTYYLTAVLVRITRSSMLETLRTDYVRTARAKGLAERVVVDKHARRNALIPVITLGSLLFVGLLSGVVITETVFNYPGIGQWGVNASQQLDIPAVTGFALIFAGLLVISNLCADVMYAIVDPRIRLQ
- a CDS encoding dipeptide ABC transporter ATP-binding protein, whose product is MATNAAKNGAILLEVKNLVKHYPVTKGFIFQRQVGAVKAVDGLDFYIRKGETLGLVGESGCGKTTTGRVILRLQEPTSGEALFEGRDIFKLHKEELRRMRRDMQIIFQDPYSSLNPRMTVGDIIGEPLEIHNLARGRDKIRRVQELLEVVGLSPYHANRYPHEFSGGQRQRIGIARALAVNPKLIIADEPVSALDVSIQAQVLNLLESLQKEFGLTYLFIAHDLSVVKHISDRIAVMYLGKIVEMAPADELFANPQHPYTEALLSAVPIPNPEMRRDRIILPGDVPSPINPPAGCRFHTRCLYVQPSCRIDPPAFEDIGGGRDHYVACPPRPFKSQRSKAAVVGAPATAAGSVATAQPQQANP
- a CDS encoding ABC transporter permease, giving the protein MSAVQARPVALQPAKRAQAGETAWQRTLRRFRSNPLSVLGAGLVAFFVVVALLAPLLAHPTQRNPYMIPHSGYSSDPRPPSPGHPFGTTEEQFDLFYGVVWGARTAFIVALSVVASAVVIAMTLGSLSGFYGGRVDEIVMRVTDVFLAFPGLILTVVIVAVLGQSVRNAVIAIAVVEWPTYTRLLRGEFLRVRDMEYVQAAQALGSGDFRVIARHVIPNTVYPLLILASLNMGSIVITFAALGFLGLGAPPGYADWGQLVSLSHNWIAGTAGDPFTYWFTLIVPGTAIFLFVLGWNLLGDAFRDIFDPRLQGSR